The following proteins come from a genomic window of Streptococcus pneumoniae:
- a CDS encoding MFS transporter: MNRYAVQLISRGAINKMGNMLYDYGNSVWLASMGTIGQTVLGMYQISELVTSILVNPFGGVISDRFSRRKILMTADLVCGILCLAISFIRNDSWMIGALIVANIVQTIAFAFSRTANKAIITEVVEKDEIVIYNSRLELVLQVVGVSSPVLSFLVLQFASLHMTLLLDSLTFFIAFVLVAFLPKEEAKVQEKKAFTGRDIFVDIKDGLHYIWHQQEIFFLLLVASSVNFFFAAFEFLLPFSNQLYGSEGAYASILTMGAIGSIIGALLASKIKANIYNLLILLALTGVGVFMMGLPLPTFLSFSGNLVCELFMTIFNIHFFTQVQTKVESEFLGRVLSTIFTLAILFMPIAKGFMTVLPSVHLSSFLIIGSGVIILSCISFIYVRTHFEKLI, encoded by the coding sequence ATGAATCGCTATGCAGTGCAGTTGATTAGCCGTGGGGCTATCAATAAAATGGGAAATATGCTCTATGATTATGGAAATAGTGTCTGGTTGGCTTCTATGGGGACTATAGGACAGACAGTTTTAGGAATGTATCAGATTTCTGAGCTCGTCACATCTATTCTCGTCAATCCCTTTGGCGGAGTTATTTCAGACCGTTTTTCTCGTCGTAAGATTTTAATGACGGCAGATCTTGTTTGTGGGATTCTTTGTCTGGCTATTTCTTTCATAAGGAATGATAGCTGGATGATTGGCGCTTTGATTGTTGCTAACATTGTGCAGACTATTGCTTTTGCCTTTTCTCGCACAGCCAATAAAGCTATCATAACTGAAGTGGTGGAGAAAGATGAGATTGTGATCTATAATTCTCGCTTAGAGCTGGTTTTGCAGGTTGTAGGTGTTAGCTCTCCTGTTCTTTCCTTCCTTGTTTTACAGTTTGCAAGTCTCCATATGACGCTACTGCTAGACTCGCTGACTTTTTTCATTGCTTTTGTTCTAGTGGCTTTCCTTCCAAAAGAGGAAGCAAAAGTTCAAGAGAAAAAGGCTTTTACTGGGAGAGATATTTTTGTAGATATCAAGGATGGGTTACACTATATCTGGCATCAGCAAGAAATTTTCTTCCTTTTGCTGGTAGCTTCCAGCGTTAATTTCTTTTTTGCAGCTTTTGAATTTCTACTTCCCTTTTCGAATCAGCTTTACGGGTCAGAAGGAGCCTATGCAAGTATTTTAACTATGGGGGCTATTGGTTCCATCATTGGGGCTCTTCTAGCTAGTAAAATTAAAGCTAATATTTATAATCTTTTGATTTTACTGGCTTTGACAGGTGTCGGAGTTTTTATGATGGGATTACCACTTCCAACTTTTCTTTCCTTTTCTGGAAATTTAGTTTGTGAATTGTTTATGACGATTTTTAATATTCACTTTTTTACTCAAGTACAAACCAAGGTTGAGAGCGAATTTCTTGGGAGAGTACTGAGTACAATTTTTACCTTAGCTATTCTATTTATGCCTATTGCAAAAGGATTTATGACAGTCTTGCCAAGTGTACATCTCTCTTCTTTCCTGATAATTGGAAGTGGTGTTATCATCTTGTCTTGTATATCGTTTATTTATGTTCGAACTCATTTTGAAAAATTGATATAA
- the ligA gene encoding NAD-dependent DNA ligase LigA, whose protein sequence is MNKRMNELVALLNRYATEYYTSDNPSVSDSEYDRLYRELVELETAYPEQVLADSPTHRVGGKVLDGFEKYSHQYPLYSLQDAFSREELDAFDARVRKEVAHPTYICELKIDGLSISLTYEKGILVAGVTRGDGSIGENITENLKRVKDIPLTLPEELDITVRGECYMPRASFDQVNQARQENGEPEFANPRNAAAGTLRQLDTAVVAKRNLATFLYQEASPSTRDSQEKGLKYLEQLGFVVNPKRILAENIDEIWNFIQEVGQERENLPYDIDGVVIKVNDLASQEELGFTVKAPKWAVAYKFPAEEKEAQLLSVDWTVGRTGVVTPTANLTPVQLAGTTVSRATLHNVDYIAEKDIRKDDTVIVYKAGDIIPAVLRVVESKRVSEEKLDIPTNCPSCNSDLLHFEDEVALRCINPRCPAQIMEGLIHFASRDAMNITGLGPSIVEKLFAANLVKDVADIYRLQEEDFLLLEGVKEKSAAKLYQAIQASKENSAEKLLFGLGIRHVGSKASQLLLQYFHSIENLYQADSEEVASIESLGGVIAKSLQTYFATEGSEILLRELKETGVNLDYKGQTVVADAALSGLTVVLTGKLERLKRSEAKSKLESLGAKVTGSVSKKTDLVVVGADAGSKLQKAQELGIQVRDEAWLESL, encoded by the coding sequence ATGAATAAAAGAATGAATGAGTTAGTCGCTTTGCTCAATCGCTATGCGACTGAGTACTATACCAGCGATAATCCCTCGGTTTCAGACAGTGAGTATGACCGCCTTTACCGTGAGTTGGTCGAGTTAGAAACTGCTTATCCAGAGCAAGTGCTAGCAGACAGTCCGACTCATCGTGTTGGTGGCAAGGTTTTAGATGGTTTTGAAAAATACAGTCATCAGTATCCTCTTTATAGTTTGCAGGATGCTTTTTCACGTGAGGAGCTAGATGCTTTTGATGCGCGTGTTCGTAAGGAAGTGGCTCATCCGACCTATATTTGTGAGCTGAAAATCGATGGCTTATCTATCTCGCTGACTTATGAAAAGGGGATTTTGGTTGCTGGGGTAACACGTGGAGATGGTTCAATTGGTGAAAATATCACAGAAAACCTCAAGCGTGTTAAGGACATCCCTTTGACTTTGCCAGAAGAACTAGATATCACAGTTCGTGGGGAATGTTACATGCCACGCGCTTCCTTTGACCAAGTTAACCAAGCGCGCCAAGAAAATGGAGAGCCTGAATTTGCTAATCCTCGTAATGCGGCAGCAGGAACTCTGCGTCAGTTGGATACAGCAGTAGTTGCAAAGCGTAATCTTGCAACGTTTCTCTATCAAGAAGCCAGTCCTTCAACTCGTGATAGCCAAGAAAAGGGTTTGAAGTACCTAGAACAACTAGGTTTTGTGGTCAATCCTAAGCGAATCTTGGCTGAAAACATAGATGAAATCTGGAATTTTATCCAAGAAGTAGGACAGGAACGGGAAAATCTACCTTACGATATTGATGGAGTGGTAATCAAGGTCAACGACCTAGCAAGTCAAGAAGAACTTGGTTTTACCGTTAAGGCTCCAAAGTGGGCAGTAGCCTACAAGTTCCCTGCTGAAGAAAAAGAAGCTCAACTCTTATCAGTTGACTGGACAGTTGGCCGTACCGGTGTTGTAACTCCAACTGCTAATCTAACACCAGTACAACTTGCCGGTACGACTGTTAGCCGTGCGACCCTGCACAATGTAGATTATATTGCTGAAAAAGATATCCGAAAAGACGATACGGTCATTGTATATAAGGCTGGTGACATCATCCCTGCCGTTTTACGTGTGGTAGAGTCCAAACGGGTTTCTGAAGAAAAACTAGATATCCCTACAAACTGTCCAAGTTGTAACTCTGACTTGTTGCACTTTGAAGATGAAGTGGCCCTACGTTGTATCAATCCGCGTTGCCCTGCTCAAATCATGGAAGGCTTGATTCACTTTGCTTCTCGTGATGCTATGAATATTACAGGCCTTGGTCCATCTATTGTTGAGAAGCTTTTTGCTGCTAATTTAGTCAAGGATGTGGCGGATATTTATCGTTTGCAAGAAGAGGATTTCCTCCTTTTAGAGGGGGTTAAGGAAAAGTCCGCTGCTAAACTGTATCAGGCTATCCAAGCATCAAAGGAAAATTCTGCCGAGAAGCTCTTATTTGGTTTGGGAATTCGTCATGTCGGAAGCAAGGCTAGTCAGCTTTTACTTCAATATTTCCATTCAATTGAAAATCTGTATCAGGCAGATTCAGAGGAAGTGGCTAGTATTGAAAGTCTAGGTGGCGTGATTGCCAAAAGTCTTCAGACTTATTTTGCGACAGAAGGCTCTGAAATTCTGCTCAGAGAATTGAAAGAAACTGGGGTCAATCTGGACTATAAAGGACAGACGGTAGTAGCGGATGCGGCCTTGTCAGGTTTGACCGTGGTATTGACAGGAAAATTGGAACGACTCAAGCGCTCAGAAGCTAAAAGTAAACTCGAAAGTCTGGGTGCCAAAGTGACAGGTAGTGTTTCTAAAAAGACCGACCTCGTCGTGGTAGGTGCAGACGCTGGAAGTAAACTGCAAAAAGCACAAGAACTTGGTATCCAGGTCAGAGATGAGGCATGGCTAGAAAGTTTGTAA
- the pulA gene encoding type I pullulanase translates to MYNYPMRIHYHRKNGEYDTCSFVKSQDQRIDLLTYKEDYFGALFSFEHPSSHVIESLNFVVHTGQTSKEYSIRFNHYPLLTEVWILEGDDRIYYSENPAIASPFYKNQNPFAFDKAINSASFDHHWGYQGELGCRVEDNQAHFSLWSPTATEVQVVVYESAANDAPVWKTFEMKRGNSYSYNHKDNTIGVWSLDVEEDLVGKAYQYQVQFPHHQTLTRDPYTIATSPDGKRSAILSHVEKQVENFEVKHGSEATWRLENPCKAVICEMHIRDLTKSPTSGVDEHLRGTFLGAAQAGTVNQYGQSTAFDYIKKLGYNYVQLQPIADRHKEYDEDGNVTYNWGYDPQNYNAPETSFSTNPDDPAQVIRDLKVMVQAYHDAGIGVIMDVVYNHTFSVVDAPFQTTVPDYYYRMNPDGTFQNGTGVGNETASEHEMFRKYMIDSLLYWVQEYNIDGFRFDLMGIHDVKTMQMIRQSLDEIDSNIILYGEGWDMGTGLAPYDKAKKDNAYQMPNIGFFNDNQRDAVKGGEVYGAIKSGFVSGAATEPILAKAILGSRELGSYTHPNQVLNYVEAHDNYNLHDLLATLHPDQSSEQIMRKVETATAMNLLMQGMAFMEIGQEFGRTKLVATGENGELTHDDRERAMNSYNAPDSVNQVNWNLINERQDSIEFIRQVIRLKTKTGAFSYSSYDEIYHHVFVHSAIEHSGCLIYEVHGKEHLLVVVNAKSEPYQFENAGNLAMLVTNSRSKEDNVLNDISLAVLSVL, encoded by the coding sequence ATGTATAACTACCCTATGCGCATTCATTACCATCGCAAGAATGGTGAATATGACACTTGCTCCTTTGTAAAAAGTCAGGATCAACGAATTGATTTGCTAACCTACAAAGAAGATTATTTTGGAGCTTTATTTAGCTTTGAACACCCAAGTTCACATGTTATAGAAAGCTTGAATTTTGTGGTTCATACAGGTCAAACTAGTAAAGAATATTCTATCCGTTTTAATCACTATCCCCTATTAACAGAAGTCTGGATTTTGGAAGGCGATGATAGGATTTATTACTCTGAAAATCCTGCTATTGCCAGTCCTTTCTATAAAAATCAAAATCCTTTTGCCTTTGATAAGGCCATTAACAGTGCTAGTTTTGACCATCATTGGGGTTACCAAGGAGAATTGGGTTGCCGTGTAGAGGACAATCAGGCTCATTTTTCCCTCTGGTCACCTACAGCGACAGAAGTGCAAGTTGTCGTTTATGAATCAGCTGCTAATGATGCACCCGTTTGGAAGACTTTTGAGATGAAAAGAGGCAATAGCTACTCTTATAATCATAAGGACAATACAATCGGTGTCTGGAGTTTGGATGTTGAGGAAGATTTGGTAGGTAAGGCTTATCAGTATCAAGTCCAATTCCCTCATCACCAAACACTGACACGTGATCCTTATACAATCGCGACCAGCCCTGATGGCAAACGTTCAGCTATTCTGAGCCATGTAGAAAAGCAAGTTGAAAACTTCGAGGTTAAGCACGGTTCGGAGGCTACTTGGCGCTTGGAAAATCCATGTAAGGCAGTTATCTGTGAAATGCACATTCGTGATTTGACTAAATCACCTACATCGGGTGTAGATGAACATCTTCGAGGAACTTTCTTGGGTGCTGCTCAGGCTGGAACAGTTAACCAATACGGCCAGTCAACTGCTTTTGATTACATCAAGAAGCTGGGCTACAATTATGTTCAATTGCAACCAATTGCAGACCGTCATAAAGAATACGATGAGGATGGAAATGTAACCTACAACTGGGGTTATGATCCACAAAACTATAACGCGCCAGAAACTAGTTTTTCAACTAATCCAGATGATCCAGCTCAGGTCATTCGTGATTTGAAGGTGATGGTTCAAGCTTATCACGATGCGGGTATTGGAGTCATTATGGATGTAGTCTATAACCATACCTTCTCAGTTGTTGATGCACCATTCCAAACAACAGTCCCTGATTACTATTATCGTATGAATCCAGATGGTACCTTCCAGAATGGAACGGGTGTTGGAAATGAAACAGCCAGTGAACACGAAATGTTTCGCAAGTATATGATTGATTCTCTTCTATACTGGGTGCAGGAATATAATATTGACGGCTTCCGTTTTGACTTGATGGGGATTCATGATGTCAAGACCATGCAGATGATTCGTCAAAGCTTGGATGAAATCGACTCCAACATTATCCTCTATGGAGAAGGATGGGATATGGGAACAGGTCTTGCCCCTTATGATAAGGCCAAGAAGGACAATGCCTACCAGATGCCAAATATTGGTTTCTTTAATGACAATCAGCGCGATGCTGTCAAAGGGGGAGAAGTTTATGGTGCTATCAAGTCAGGTTTTGTCAGTGGTGCTGCGACAGAGCCAATTCTAGCTAAAGCAATCCTAGGAAGTCGTGAATTAGGAAGCTATACACATCCAAATCAGGTGCTTAACTATGTAGAAGCCCATGACAATTACAATCTTCACGATTTATTGGCAACCCTTCATCCAGACCAAAGTTCAGAGCAAATCATGCGCAAGGTCGAAACTGCCACAGCCATGAATCTGCTCATGCAGGGGATGGCCTTTATGGAAATCGGTCAAGAATTTGGTCGTACCAAACTGGTTGCGACTGGTGAAAATGGTGAGTTGACCCATGATGATAGAGAGCGTGCGATGAATAGCTATAATGCTCCTGACAGTGTGAACCAAGTGAACTGGAACTTGATTAATGAGCGTCAAGACAGTATTGAGTTTATCCGTCAAGTCATCCGATTGAAGACAAAAACTGGTGCCTTTTCTTACTCTAGCTATGATGAAATTTACCATCATGTCTTTGTGCATTCGGCGATTGAACATAGCGGCTGCCTTATCTATGAAGTTCACGGCAAAGAACACCTCTTGGTGGTTGTGAATGCTAAATCAGAACCCTATCAATTTGAAAATGCAGGAAATTTAGCTATGTTGGTAACCAACAGTCGCTCAAAAGAAGATAATGTTTTAAATGATATTAGTCTAGCTGTCTTGAGTGTTTTATAA
- a CDS encoding NADP-dependent glyceraldehyde-3-phosphate dehydrogenase — protein sequence MTRYQNLVNGKWKSSEQEITIYSPINQEELGTVPAMTQTEADEAMQAARAALPAWRALSAIERAAYLHKTAAILERDKEEIGTILAKEVAKGIKAAIGEVVRTADLIRYAAEEGLRITGQAMEGGGFEAASKNKLAVVRREPVGIVLAIAPFNYPVNLSASKIAPALIAGNVVMFKPPTQGSISGLLLAKAFEEAGIPAGVFNTITGRGSEIGDYIIEHKEVNFINFTGSTPIGERIGRLAGMRPIMLELGGKDAALVLEDADLEHAAKQIVAGAFSYSGQRCTAIKRVIVLESVADKLATLLQEEVSKLTVGDPFDNADITPVIDNASADFIWGLIEDAQEKEAQALTPIKREGNLLWPVLFDQVTKDMKVAWEEPFGPVLPIIRVASVEEAIAFANESEFGLQSSVFTNDFKKAFEIAEKLEVGTVHINNKTQRGPDNFPFLGVKGSGAGVQGIKYSIEAMTNVKSIVFDVK from the coding sequence TTGACAAGATATCAGAATTTAGTAAATGGAAAATGGAAATCATCTGAACAAGAAATTACGATTTATTCACCAATCAATCAAGAAGAATTGGGTACAGTTCCAGCCATGACTCAGACTGAAGCTGATGAGGCTATGCAAGCTGCGCGTGCAGCCCTGCCAGCATGGCGAGCTTTATCAGCAATTGAACGTGCGGCTTATTTGCATAAAACAGCAGCTATTTTAGAACGCGATAAGGAAGAAATTGGTACTATCCTTGCCAAAGAAGTAGCAAAAGGGATTAAAGCAGCAATTGGAGAAGTAGTGCGTACAGCAGACTTGATTCGTTATGCTGCTGAGGAAGGTCTCCGTATCACTGGACAAGCAATGGAAGGTGGTGGTTTTGAGGCAGCAAGTAAAAACAAACTGGCTGTTGTCCGTCGTGAACCAGTTGGTATCGTGCTAGCGATTGCTCCCTTTAATTATCCAGTTAATTTATCTGCTTCTAAAATTGCACCTGCCTTGATTGCAGGGAATGTGGTCATGTTTAAGCCACCAACACAAGGTTCCATTTCTGGACTCTTGTTGGCTAAAGCATTTGAAGAAGCAGGGATTCCGGCAGGTGTTTTCAACACCATTACAGGTCGTGGTTCAGAAATTGGGGATTATATCATTGAGCACAAAGAAGTCAACTTCATCAACTTTACAGGTTCAACTCCTATTGGAGAACGTATTGGTCGTTTAGCTGGTATGCGTCCTATCATGTTGGAACTTGGTGGGAAAGATGCAGCTCTTGTACTAGAAGATGCAGATTTGGAACATGCTGCCAAGCAAATTGTTGCGGGAGCCTTTAGCTACTCAGGACAACGTTGCACGGCCATTAAACGTGTCATTGTTCTCGAAAGTGTAGCAGATAAATTAGCTACTTTGCTTCAGGAAGAAGTTTCTAAATTAACAGTTGGTGATCCATTTGACAATGCTGATATTACACCTGTTATTGACAATGCTTCAGCCGACTTCATTTGGGGCTTGATTGAGGATGCACAAGAAAAAGAGGCTCAGGCTCTTACACCAATCAAACGTGAGGGCAATCTCCTCTGGCCAGTGCTTTTTGACCAAGTTACAAAAGATATGAAAGTGGCATGGGAAGAGCCATTTGGTCCTGTTTTACCAATCATTCGTGTGGCTAGTGTAGAGGAAGCTATTGCCTTTGCCAACGAATCTGAATTCGGCCTTCAATCATCAGTCTTTACAAATGATTTCAAAAAAGCCTTTGAAATTGCTGAAAAACTTGAAGTAGGTACAGTCCACATTAATAATAAAACCCAGCGTGGTCCAGATAATTTCCCGTTCCTTGGTGTCAAAGGTTCTGGAGCTGGAGTGCAAGGGATTAAATATAGCATTGAAGCGATGACAAATGTCAAATCCATTGTTTTTGATGTGAAATAA
- the glgB gene encoding 1,4-alpha-glucan branching protein GlgB, whose protein sequence is MDNREALKTFMTGENFYLQHYLGAHREELNGEHGYTFRVWAPNAQAVHLVGDFTNWIENQIPMVRNDFGVWEVFTNMAQEGHIYKYHVTRQNGHQLMKIDPFAVRYEARPGTGAILTELPEKKWKDGLWLARRKRWGFEERPVNIYEVHAGSWKRNSDGSPYSFAQLKDELIPYLVEMNYTHIEFMPLMSHPLGLSWGYQLMGYFALEHAYGRPEEFQDFVEECHTHNIGVIVDWVPGHFTINDDALAYYDGTPTFEYQDHNKAHNHGWGALNFDLGKNEVQSFLISCIKHWIDVYHLDGIRVDAVSNMLYLDYDNAPWTPNKDGGNLNYEGYYFLQRLNEVIKLEYPDVMMIAEESSSATKITGMKEIGSLGFDYKWNMGWMNDILRFYEEDPIYRKYDFNLVTFSFMYVFKENYLLPFSHDEVVHGKKSMMHKMWGDRYNQFAGLRNLYTYQICHPGKKLLFMGSEYGQFLEWKSEEQLEWSNLEDPMNAKMKYFASQLNQFYKDHRCLWEIDTSYDGIEIIDADNRDQSVLSFIRKGKKGEMLVCIFNMVPVERKDFTIGLPVAGIYEEVWNTELEEWGGVWKEHNQTVQTQEGLWKDYEQTLTFTLPAMGASVWKIKRRLKSTKTVTNKNQKGVENEK, encoded by the coding sequence ATGGATAATAGAGAAGCATTAAAAACCTTTATGACGGGTGAAAATTTTTATCTCCAACATTATCTAGGAGCACATAGGGAAGAACTAAATGGAGAGCATGGCTATACCTTCCGTGTTTGGGCACCTAATGCTCAGGCTGTTCACTTGGTTGGTGATTTTACCAACTGGATTGAAAATCAGATTCCAATGGTAAGAAATGATTTTGGGGTCTGGGAAGTCTTTACCAATATGGCTCAAGAAGGGCATATTTACAAATATCATGTCACACGTCAAAATGGTCATCAACTGATGAAGATTGACCCTTTTGCTGTCAGGTATGAGGCTCGTCCAGGAACAGGGGCAATCTTAACAGAGCTTCCTGAGAAGAAATGGAAGGATGGACTTTGGCTGGCACGAAGAAAACGTTGGGGCTTTGAAGAGCGTCCTGTCAATATTTATGAAGTTCACGCTGGATCATGGAAAAGAAATTCTGATGGCAGTCCTTATAGTTTTGCCCAGCTCAAGGATGAACTCATTCCTTATCTCGTTGAAATGAACTATACTCATATTGAGTTTATGCCCTTGATGTCCCATCCTTTGGGCTTGAGTTGGGGGTATCAGCTTATGGGTTACTTCGCTTTAGAGCATGCTTATGGCAGACCAGAGGAGTTTCAAGATTTTGTCGAGGAGTGTCATACCCATAATATTGGGGTTATTGTGGACTGGGTACCAGGTCACTTTACCATCAACGATGATGCCTTAGCCTATTATGATGGGACACCGACTTTTGAATACCAAGACCATAATAAGGCTCATAACCATGGTTGGGGTGCCCTTAATTTTGACCTTGGAAAAAATGAAGTCCAGTCCTTCTTAATTTCTTGCATTAAGCATTGGATTGATGTCTATCATTTGGATGGTATTCGTGTGGATGCTGTTAGCAACATGCTCTATTTGGACTATGATAATGCTCCATGGACACCTAATAAAGATGGCGGAAATCTCAACTATGAAGGTTATTATTTTCTTCAACGCTTGAATGAAGTTATTAAGTTAGAATATCCAGATGTGATGATGATTGCAGAAGAAAGTTCGTCTGCGACCAAGATTACGGGAATGAAAGAGATTGGTAGTCTAGGATTTGACTACAAATGGAACATGGGCTGGATGAATGATATCCTCCGTTTCTACGAAGAAGATCCGATTTATCGTAAATATGACTTTAACCTGGTGACTTTCAGCTTTATGTATGTTTTCAAGGAGAATTATCTCTTGCCATTCTCGCACGATGAAGTGGTTCATGGCAAGAAGAGTATGATGCATAAGATGTGGGGAGATCGTTACAATCAATTCGCAGGCTTGCGCAATCTCTATACGTACCAAATTTGTCACCCTGGTAAGAAATTGCTCTTCATGGGTAGCGAATACGGTCAATTCCTAGAATGGAAATCTGAAGAACAGTTGGAATGGTCTAACCTAGAAGACCCAATGAATGCTAAGATGAAGTATTTCGCTTCTCAGCTAAACCAGTTTTACAAAGATCATCGCTGTCTGTGGGAAATTGATACCAGCTATGATGGTATTGAAATCATTGATGCGGATAATCGAGACCAGAGTGTTCTTTCCTTTATTCGTAAGGGTAAAAAGGGAGAAATGTTAGTCTGTATCTTTAATATGGTACCTGTTGAGCGGAAAGATTTTACAATCGGACTACCCGTTGCAGGAATTTACGAAGAAGTATGGAATACTGAGTTGGAAGAGTGGGGAGGCGTTTGGAAAGAACATAATCAAACTGTTCAAACGCAAGAAGGACTATGGAAAGATTATGAGCAGACCTTAACCTTTACTCTACCGGCTATGGGAGCAAGTGTATGGAAAATCAAACGTCGCTTGAAATCTACTAAAACCGTCACAAATAAAAACCAAAAAGGAGTAGAAAATGAAAAATGA
- a CDS encoding glucose-1-phosphate adenylyltransferase: MKNEMLALILAGGQGTRLGKLTQSIAKPAVQFGGRYRIIDFALSNCANSGIHNVGVVTQYQPLALNNHIGNGSSWGLDGINSGVSILQPYSASEGNRWFEGTSHAIYQNIDYIDSVNPEYVLILSGDHIYKMDYDDMLQSHKDNNASLTVAVLDVPLKEASRFGIMNTDANNRIVEFEEKPAQPKSTKASMGIYIFDWQRLRNMLVAAEKSKVGMSDFGKNVIPNYLESGESVYAYEFSGYWKDVGTIESLWEANMEYISPENALDSRNRQWKIYSRNLISPPNFLGANAHVEDSLVVDGCFVDGTVKHSILSTGAQVREGAEVLDSVIMSGAIIGQGAKIKRAIIGEGAIISDGVEIDGTDEVQVVGYNEVVGVATDED, translated from the coding sequence ATGAAAAATGAAATGTTAGCTTTGATTCTTGCTGGTGGGCAAGGAACTCGTCTCGGTAAACTCACTCAAAGCATCGCAAAACCAGCTGTGCAATTTGGTGGGCGCTACCGTATCATTGACTTTGCCCTATCAAACTGTGCCAACTCAGGGATTCATAATGTTGGGGTCGTTACACAGTATCAACCACTTGCTCTCAACAACCATATTGGGAATGGTTCAAGCTGGGGACTAGACGGTATTAATTCAGGTGTCTCTATTCTTCAACCTTATTCTGCAAGTGAAGGAAATCGTTGGTTTGAGGGGACTAGTCACGCTATTTACCAAAATATCGACTATATCGACAGTGTCAATCCTGAGTATGTCTTGATTTTGTCTGGGGACCACATCTACAAAATGGACTATGATGATATGCTCCAGTCTCATAAGGATAATAATGCCAGCTTGACAGTAGCAGTTTTAGACGTCCCTCTTAAAGAAGCAAGCCGTTTTGGTATCATGAACACAGATGCTAACAATCGTATTGTTGAATTTGAAGAAAAACCAGCTCAACCTAAATCTACAAAAGCTTCTATGGGAATCTACATTTTTGATTGGCAACGCCTTCGTAATATGTTAGTCGCTGCTGAAAAGAGCAAGGTTGGCATGTCAGACTTTGGTAAAAATGTCATTCCAAATTACCTTGAGTCAGGTGAAAGTGTTTATGCTTATGAATTTAGTGGTTATTGGAAAGATGTTGGTACTATTGAGTCACTTTGGGAAGCGAACATGGAGTATATTTCTCCAGAAAATGCCTTGGATAGTCGTAACCGTCAATGGAAGATTTACTCAAGAAACTTGATTTCACCACCAAACTTCCTCGGGGCAAATGCTCATGTGGAAGACTCATTAGTTGTAGACGGATGTTTCGTTGATGGAACTGTTAAACATTCTATCCTTTCAACAGGCGCGCAAGTTCGCGAAGGAGCGGAAGTCCTTGATTCAGTTATCATGAGTGGAGCTATCATTGGTCAAGGAGCTAAGATTAAACGTGCCATTATTGGTGAAGGTGCGATTATTTCTGACGGTGTCGAAATTGATGGAACAGATGAAGTACAAGTTGTAGGATATAATGAAGTAGTGGGGGTAGCAACAGATGAAGATTGA